In Elusimicrobiota bacterium, the genomic window GCGGGACGAAGACGACGACGGCCGAGATGCCGGGGATCGCGCCGTCGCAGAGCAGGCTGGCCACGGCGCCCTCCGGCAGGCGGGCGCGCAGCATGTCGGACAGGGAGCCGAGCACCCCCGACAGGAGGTCCATGATCGGCGCGGCCCCGACGAACAGCGCCTGGAACACGGCGAACATCGTCGCCGTCAGGATCACGGGGCCGGCGACGGGGTGGAGGAGCGCCCGGTCGATGCGGATCGCGCGCGCCGTGACGGGGAGGATCGAGCGGTGCGGCCAAGTCACCGAGGCCGCCGCCGCGGTCCGGGCCCGCTCGAGGGCCTCGTCCTGGAGCTCGTGCAGGCGCTTCTTCGTCGCGCGGCGGAAGTCGAGCGCCTCGGAGAGGTCCGCGCGGAGCGGAGGCGGGGTCAGCAGGCCGTCGAGCCTGTCGACGCCCTCCCCGGTGCGCGCGGAGACGAGGGCGACGGGCATGCCGAGGCGGCCCGAGAGCTCGGCGGCGTCGAGCTTGATGCCGTTGAGGCGGGCCTCGTCGATCATGTTGACGGCGAGGGCCACCGGGAAGCCGGCGGCCTTGAGGCCGGCGGGGAGGACGAGGTCGTTGTCGAGGTTGCTCGCCTCGGCCACGCACAGGACGAGGAGGTCGTCGTTCGCGTCGGCGCACTCGGACAGGAAGCGGAAGGAGACCTGCTCGTCCTCGGTCTGCGGCACCATGCTGAAGGTGCCCGGGAGATCCACGACCTCGACCTCGCCGCCCGAGGCGCGCATGGTGCCGCTGGCCTTCTCCACGGTGCAGCCCGCGAAGTTCGCGGCGCGGTGGCGCAGGCCCGTCAGGGCGTTGAACAAGGTGGTCTTGCCGGTGTTCGGGCGGCCGGCGAGCGCGACGACCCTCTTCACAGGGCCTCCACGCGGATGTGGGGCAGGAGGCGGGCTTCGATCGCCAGCAGCTGGGAGCCGACGAGGCACTCGACGGGGTCCTGGAGGGGGGTCTTCAGTATCTTGACCACGGAGACCCCCGGCCGCAGGCCCAGGCCGGAGAGACGGTCCTTGTCGAAGACCGAGAGCGCGGCGTAGCCCAGCACCCGCACCGGCACGTCGAACGGCAGGGCCTCCAGAGTCATGGCCACAGTATACTCTTATTGAGATATTATTTCAATAAGAGAGGCCATGCGCGCCGCCGAAGGGAAGAGCCGCCCGTGATCGGACGCGGATTGCTATAATCCGCCCGTGACCGATCCCTTCTCCCGCCTCGAATCCGCCCGCGAGCTGTGCGCCGTCGGCCGTCCCGACCGGGCCCTCGGCCTGCTCAAGGCCTCCGTCCCCGCGCCGCTCGAGGCCGAGCGCCGGCTGATCCTGGGAGAGGCCCTGCGGGGCCGGGGCTACTTCGGACGCGCGAGCGGCGAATACCGCGCCGCCCTCGAGCGAGTGGACCCGGCGGACCGCGACCTCGCCTTCGACGCCTGGCTCGGCCTCGCGCGCTGCGCGCGCAGCCTGGGCGCCGTGGCCGAGGCCCGGCGGGCCCTCGGACGCGCCCGCCGCGTCCCCGGCGCCGACCGGGAGACCTTGGCGCTCGAGGACGCTCTCGTGCTGCGCGCGGAGAGCCGCCACCGCCCCGCGCTCAAGGCGCTCTTGCCGATGCTGGCCAACGCGCGCGTCCGCCGCGACTGGTCCGCCGCCGGCTTCCTTTTATGGGCGATCGCTGGCTCGCGCCGCTTCTCCGGCGACCTCGCCGGCTCCCACCGCGATTTCAAGGGATCCCTCGCCGCATTCCGGCGCGGCAACGACGCGGAGGGCGAGGCCTACGCCCTGTTCGGCCTGGGCGGCATAGCCCGCGTCCGCGGCCTGTTCCCCGAGGCCCGCCGCGCGTACGTCGAGGCGGGCAAGCGCCTCAAGTCCGGCCCCGATCTCTTCGGCCGCGCCTACGCCCACTGCGGCCTCGCCAACTGCCTCCGCCAGATGGGCCTGCTCGACGAGGCGGAGAAGAACTACCGCGCGTCCTATAAGCTGTACGCCGGCCTCGACGACCGCGTCGACCTCGCCTTCGTGGACTGGGGCCTGGGGCAGATCTTCCAGCGCCGCGGCCGCCTGCCCCAGGCGGAGCGCCGTTACCGCGCGGCCCTCGGCGCTTTCGCCGGCGGCGGCGAGGACCGCGGCCTCGTCCTCGCCCGCAAGTCGCTGGCCGAGGTCCTCCACGCCCGCGGCCGCACCGCCGAGGCCGAGAAGCTCTTCGACTCCGCCGTCTCCCTCGCCCGCCGCGCCGGCCTGACCGCGCATCTGGAATCGTATACCTGACGCCCTCGCGCGGCCGGTCTTGATGAACGATCCGTAACAAGATTGAAACGCGGGAGTCGTAGATTGTCCCCATGGGACAACAGATATGGGCGGTGCTGGAAGAGTACGCCGGATACTGGGTGACGGTGGACAAGAACGGGCGCGTGATCGATCATGCGGAGACCTTGCCGGAGCTGACCAAGCGGGCGGGGGGCGACACGCACCGCCTGACCTTCGTGTTCGCCGCGGGGCAGCGCGAGCCCGCGGAAGTCTAGCGGCTAGATCTTGAAGTCCTTGCCCAGGTAGAGCTCGCGGGCCTGGGCGTCGTCGATCAGGTTCTTGGCCGTGCCCTCGACGATGATGCGCCCGTCGAAGATCAGGTAGGCCCGGTCGATGATGGGCAGGGTCTCGCGGACGTTGTGGTCCGTGATCAGCACGCCGATGCCCTGGGCGACGAGCTTGCGGATGATGGCCTTGAGCTCCCCGACCGTGATCGGGTCGATGCCGACGAAGGGCTCGTCGAGCAGGATGAGCTTCGGGCTGCCGATCATGCAGCGCGCGACCTCGAGGCGGCGCTTCTCTCCGCCGGACAGGGTCCAGGCCTTCTGCCGCCGCATGTCCCACAGGCCGAACTCCTCGAGGAGGCCCTTCACGCGGCGCATCTGCTCGAGCTTGCCCGCCGTCGAGCGCTCGATGACGGCGCGCAGGTTCTCCTCGACCGTCAGGCCCTTGAACACCGTCGGCTCCTGCGCGAGGTAGCCGAGGCCCCGGCGGGCGCGCTCGTACATCGGCAGGGAGGTCACGTCGTCTCCGTCGAGGAGGATCTTGCCCTCCTCGGGCGTCACGAAGCCCGCGAGGCTGTAGAAGGACGTCGTCTTGCCGGCGCCGTTGGGGCCCAGCAGGCCGACGATCTCGCCGGACGACACGTCGAGCGAGACGCCTTTGACGACCATGCGCTCGCCGTAGGTCTTGCGGATGTCTTTGGCTTCGAGCTTCATCGGGCGAGCTCCTTGAACTTGTCCCGGTCCTTGAATATCATCCAGCCGGTCACGCGGCCGTGGGCCTCGATGCGGCGCGGCGACTCGGTCGCGACGACCTGGTCGGCCTTGAGCGCGGTGGTCCACTCGCCCTCGACCTTGCGCAGGACGGGACGGCCTCCGTTGAGGGTCAGGCGGCCCTTGTCCTTCTCGTACACGGCCTCGTCGGCGGCGAGCTCGAGGCGCGGGCCCCAGACCTTGGCCCCGCCGGACATCGTCACGCGCTTCTCGCCGTTCCAGGCGACGCGGCCGCTCTCGCCGTGGTCGGGCTCCAGGCCCGGCGCGGCGCGCGTGAAGCGGACGCGCTCGCCAGGGACGGGATCGAGGTAGCCGCGCTTGGTCTCCTCGCTGTGGCCGGCCCGGTCGCCGCGGGCCTCGAGCACGGAGCCGTCCTTGGTCTCGCGCCGGACCGAGACCGCGCCGCGGGCCTGCCAGGAGCGGTCCGCGTGCTTGAAGAGGGCCCAGTCGCTCGTCAGGCGCGTGCCGGCGGACTGATAGCGCACGTCCCCGATGAACTCCTCTTCCTTGCTCTCGCCGCGGCGGATCACCCACTCCTTGCTGCGAACGACGCTGCCCGCGACGGAGGCGGGGGGCGGGGAGGGAAGAGGGGCCTCGGCGGCGGCCGGTCCCGCGAGGAGGGCCGCGAGCAGGCGGAGGGCGCTCATCGGGGCTTCCCGCTCAAGGTCGAGCTCTGGTTGAAGACGCGTATCTCGGAGAGGTCGGGCTTGGCCTCGAGGCCGCGTCCGCGCAGCACGCCCTCCGGACGCTTGACCAGGATGTCGGCGGTGGTCGTGAACCGGCCCCGCGTCGAGTCGTAGAACAGCTCGGTGGTGGTCAGGCGCGAGCGGTCGTCGAAGGAGTCGAGCACGACGGAGGAGGAGAGCCGCACGCCGTGGGAATCGGTATCGACCTCCCCGGAGAGGGCGGTGACGCGGGAGACGGCCTTGCCCTTCTTGTAGAACTCCATCACGGGCTCGGTCAAGGTCGCGAGCTTCGCGTCCTCGCGCAGGATCGCGCGCGAGGACTTGAGCGTCCACGAGGGCTCGCCCTTGTCCGATTGGCTGAGGGTCAAGCCCTCCATCACCTGCCGCCGCTCCTCGCGCTCCGCCTCTCCGGTCCTTCCGCAGGCCGAACAGGCGAGCAGGAGCGCCGCGAGAGCGTGCCGCATCTCACTTCTTGGTCGTCGCGGCCGGCGCGTCGTCCGGGGGAGCCTTCAGCTGCTCCTCGTGCAGATGCACCTTGCCGCCCGGGTTGAGCCACGGCGTCATCTCCATCGGGATGCGGCGCAGTTGGTAGGGCTTGGGCAGCCGGCTCAGCGCGTGGGAGATCCCGAAGTAGGCGACGATCAGCACGCCGTAGATCAGGCCGAGCGTGCGCGCGTGCCACTGGGCGTCGGGGAACCACGGCGGCGAGATCAGCGCCTCCTGGGCGGCCGCTTTCTTGGACTTCTTGGATTGCTGGGGCTGGTTCGGCTGGTTGGGCAGGCTCATCGGAGCTCCTTGGACAGGGCGTCGAAGCGGCGGACTTCGCGCAGGAACGCGGGGACGTCGGCGAGCGCCAGGGCGTTGGGCCCGTCCGACAGCGCCTTGTCGGGGTTCGGATGGGTCTCGAAGAAGACGCCGGCGACGCCGACCGCGACCGCGGCCCGCGCGATCGGACGCACGAACTGGCGCTGGCCGCCGGTGGTCGCGCCGTTGCCGCCGGGCAGCTGCACGCAGTGCGTCGCGTCATGGATCACGGGAAAACCGAATCCCCGCATGATGGCATACGAGCGCATGTCGACGATCAGGTTGCCGTAGCCGAAGGACGCGCCGCGCTCGGTGAGAAGGATGTTCTTGTTGCCGGTCGACAGGAGCTTCTCGACCGCGTGCCTCATGTCCCAGGGCGACAGGAACTGGCCCTTTTTCACGTTGACGGCCTTGCCCGTCCGGCCGCAGGCGAGCAGCAGATCCGTCTGACGGCTGAGGAACGCCGGGACCTGGAGCATGTCCACGTAGCGCGCGGCGATCGCCGCGTGCTGGGGCTCATGGACGTCGGTCACGCACGGCACGCCCAGCTCGGCGGCCACCTTGGCCAAGGTCCTCAGGCCCTCCTCCATGCCCGGGCCGCGGAAGGACTTGAGCGAGGTGCGGTTGGCCTTGTCGTAGGACGCCTTGAGCACGAAGCCCTGCCGGCCGGCCGCCTTCTTCAGGGCGCGGCCGACGGAGCGCAGCAGGGACTCGGACTCGATGACGCAGGGGCCGCCGATGAAGGCGACCGGAAGGTCGTTGCCGAAGCGGACCTGACCTACCTTGACGATGTTCTCACGCATGGATGGGATTCCTTCCGTGGGTCTCGGCGCGCTCGACGCAGGCCGCGACGAAGTCCCGGAAGAGAGGATGAGGCGCCTCGGGGCGGCTCTTGAACTCGGGATGGAACTGGCAGGCCACGAAGAACGGGTGGTCCTTCAGCTCGACGATCTCGACGAGGTTCTTGGGCGCGTGGAGCCCGGCGATCGTCAGGCCCGCGTCCTCCAGGAGCTTGCGGAACTTGTTGTTGACCTCGAAGCGGTGCCGGTGCCGCTCGGAGATGTTGAGCGCGCCGTACGCCTTGTGCGAGAGCGACCCCTTCTTCAAGGTGCACTCGTACGTGCCCAGCCTCATCGTGGCACCCTTGTCCTTCACCGTCTTCTGCTCGGGCAGGAGGTCGATGACGGGGTAGCGGGACTTCTGGTCGAACTCGGTGGAGTGGGCGCCGTTGAGCTTCAGGACGTTGCGGGCGAACTCGATGACGGCGATCTGGAGCCCGAGGCACAACCCGAAGTAGGGGATCTTCTTCTCGCGCGCGAGCTGGGCCACCCTGATCTTGCCCTCGATGCCGCGGTCGCCGAAGCCGCCGGGCACGAGGATGCCGTGCACGCCCTCGAGCTGCTCGTGGATCTTGGGGTCCGTCGTGTCGAGGAAGCGGATCTTGACCTTGGCCTCGTTGGCGATGCCGCCGTGGACGAGGGCCTCGTTGACGGACTTGTAGGCGTCCTTGTAGTCGGTGTACTTGCCGGCGAGCGCCACGACGATCTCACGCTTCGGGGCCTTCAGGCGGCGGACCACCTCGTTCCAGCTGTCGAGGTCCTTGGACTGCGTGCGCAGGCGCAGCAGCATCATGATCTGGTCGTCGAGGCCCTGCTTGTGGAACACCATCGGGACCTCGTAGATGCTGTCCACGTCCGGCGCCTCGATGACGGACTCCTTGGGCACCGAGCAGAACATGGAGAGCTTCGCCTTCATGTTCGCGTCGACCGGCTTCTCGGAGCGGCAGACGAGGACGTCGGGGGCGATGCCGATCTCGCGCAGCTTCTGCACGGAGTGCTGGGTCGGCTTGGTCTTGAGCT contains:
- a CDS encoding ferrous iron transport protein A; the protein is MTLEALPFDVPVRVLGYAALSVFDKDRLSGLGLRPGVSVVKILKTPLQDPVECLVGSQLLAIEARLLPHIRVEAL
- a CDS encoding tetratricopeptide repeat protein; protein product: MTDPFSRLESARELCAVGRPDRALGLLKASVPAPLEAERRLILGEALRGRGYFGRASGEYRAALERVDPADRDLAFDAWLGLARCARSLGAVAEARRALGRARRVPGADRETLALEDALVLRAESRHRPALKALLPMLANARVRRDWSAAGFLLWAIAGSRRFSGDLAGSHRDFKGSLAAFRRGNDAEGEAYALFGLGGIARVRGLFPEARRAYVEAGKRLKSGPDLFGRAYAHCGLANCLRQMGLLDEAEKNYRASYKLYAGLDDRVDLAFVDWGLGQIFQRRGRLPQAERRYRAALGAFAGGGEDRGLVLARKSLAEVLHARGRTAEAEKLFDSAVSLARRAGLTAHLESYT
- the lptB gene encoding LPS export ABC transporter ATP-binding protein, which produces MKLEAKDIRKTYGERMVVKGVSLDVSSGEIVGLLGPNGAGKTTSFYSLAGFVTPEEGKILLDGDDVTSLPMYERARRGLGYLAQEPTVFKGLTVEENLRAVIERSTAGKLEQMRRVKGLLEEFGLWDMRRQKAWTLSGGEKRRLEVARCMIGSPKLILLDEPFVGIDPITVGELKAIIRKLVAQGIGVLITDHNVRETLPIIDRAYLIFDGRIIVEGTAKNLIDDAQARELYLGKDFKI
- the lptC gene encoding LPS export ABC transporter periplasmic protein LptC, which codes for MRHALAALLLACSACGRTGEAEREERRQVMEGLTLSQSDKGEPSWTLKSSRAILREDAKLATLTEPVMEFYKKGKAVSRVTALSGEVDTDSHGVRLSSSVVLDSFDDRSRLTTTELFYDSTRGRFTTTADILVKRPEGVLRGRGLEAKPDLSEIRVFNQSSTLSGKPR
- the kdsA gene encoding 3-deoxy-8-phosphooctulonate synthase; the encoded protein is MRENIVKVGQVRFGNDLPVAFIGGPCVIESESLLRSVGRALKKAAGRQGFVLKASYDKANRTSLKSFRGPGMEEGLRTLAKVAAELGVPCVTDVHEPQHAAIAARYVDMLQVPAFLSRQTDLLLACGRTGKAVNVKKGQFLSPWDMRHAVEKLLSTGNKNILLTERGASFGYGNLIVDMRSYAIMRGFGFPVIHDATHCVQLPGGNGATTGGQRQFVRPIARAAVAVGVAGVFFETHPNPDKALSDGPNALALADVPAFLREVRRFDALSKELR
- a CDS encoding CTP synthase; this translates as MTTKYIFVTGGVVSSLGKGITASSLGKLLQSRGLQVTMLKCDPYINVDPGTMNPFQHGEVFVTEDGAETDLDLGHYERFLNKEMHHFNNFTAGKVYETVIARERRGDFLGTTVQVIPHITDEIKNRFRAAAKGADIAIIEIGGTVGDIESLPFMEAARQMGLEAGRENSLYVHVTLIPFIKASEELKTKPTQHSVQKLREIGIAPDVLVCRSEKPVDANMKAKLSMFCSVPKESVIEAPDVDSIYEVPMVFHKQGLDDQIMMLLRLRTQSKDLDSWNEVVRRLKAPKREIVVALAGKYTDYKDAYKSVNEALVHGGIANEAKVKIRFLDTTDPKIHEQLEGVHGILVPGGFGDRGIEGKIRVAQLAREKKIPYFGLCLGLQIAVIEFARNVLKLNGAHSTEFDQKSRYPVIDLLPEQKTVKDKGATMRLGTYECTLKKGSLSHKAYGALNISERHRHRFEVNNKFRKLLEDAGLTIAGLHAPKNLVEIVELKDHPFFVACQFHPEFKSRPEAPHPLFRDFVAACVERAETHGRNPIHA